A stretch of the Kroppenstedtia eburnea genome encodes the following:
- a CDS encoding ABC transporter permease, whose translation MTPFSLFKSRLFEEWRFQYRVWRSALDWTVVLYLVVPALVFLWVQYRSWWEVDSWMGHVPSWGFMLVSYLFLWTGKVRLGLREGDLLFLRQQREWIRTLMGSGLVYSFLFHVMATGGFLLLSGPLLIGHWGVSLREVGVWGVFLLLVRWDLSLHRCMWASVAPTWKRWLGQALLGVGLLPVWVVSVRWGLSSPEVTAIGWIPAAAAAWFLLRRRLAVEGLFLDDVAREREYRLRFAALLLQGGGVLPERKAFRLRRPWLLRQSQPLFRQRTSAGILAESALKPLVRLWRHLRNYMQITGLLLAGVTLVPGPMKRVVWLIAWLLLYSWGRSCWREFTSSTGVSMFPWEKETVREAFRIYTFWVTLPGFFLISLGTGWILWGWAGLVAGAVAGPLLCRAGAVIGGQLEPHRFLGENRWERE comes from the coding sequence ATGACCCCCTTTTCTTTGTTCAAGAGCCGGCTGTTCGAGGAGTGGCGCTTTCAGTATCGGGTGTGGCGAAGTGCGCTGGATTGGACCGTCGTTCTGTATCTGGTTGTCCCGGCCCTGGTGTTTTTGTGGGTTCAGTACCGGTCCTGGTGGGAGGTGGACAGCTGGATGGGTCATGTCCCCTCCTGGGGGTTTATGTTGGTATCCTATCTCTTTCTTTGGACTGGGAAGGTCCGACTGGGTCTGCGGGAAGGGGATCTGCTCTTTCTCCGGCAGCAGCGGGAATGGATACGGACTTTGATGGGCTCCGGGCTGGTCTACTCCTTTCTGTTTCATGTGATGGCGACAGGCGGGTTCCTCCTGCTCAGCGGGCCCCTCTTGATCGGCCACTGGGGAGTTTCCCTCCGGGAAGTGGGGGTCTGGGGGGTGTTTCTGCTCCTGGTACGCTGGGATCTGTCCCTTCACCGCTGTATGTGGGCTTCCGTTGCCCCGACCTGGAAGCGGTGGTTGGGCCAGGCTCTCCTCGGGGTGGGGTTGTTGCCGGTATGGGTGGTTTCGGTCCGTTGGGGTCTGTCTTCACCGGAAGTGACGGCGATCGGGTGGATTCCGGCAGCGGCGGCAGCCTGGTTTCTCCTGCGGCGTCGCCTGGCTGTGGAAGGACTCTTTCTGGATGATGTGGCCAGGGAACGGGAATACCGGCTCCGTTTTGCCGCTCTTCTCCTGCAGGGGGGTGGAGTATTGCCGGAGCGGAAGGCTTTTCGACTCCGTCGCCCCTGGCTGCTTCGACAATCACAGCCTTTGTTCCGGCAGAGAACCTCCGCCGGAATCCTCGCCGAATCGGCCTTGAAACCCTTGGTTCGGCTCTGGCGACACCTGAGAAACTACATGCAGATCACAGGCCTTCTCCTCGCCGGGGTCACCCTGGTGCCGGGACCAATGAAGAGAGTAGTCTGGTTGATCGCCTGGCTGTTGCTATACTCCTGGGGCCGTTCCTGTTGGAGGGAGTTCACCTCTTCCACCGGGGTGAGCATGTTCCCCTGGGAAAAGGAAACGGTCCGGGAAGCTTTTCGGATCTATACTTTTTGGGTGACCCTTCCCGGCTTTTTCCTGATCAGTCTGGGGACGGGATGGATCCTGTGGGGCTGGGCGGGGTTGGTTGCCGGAGCTGTGGCCGGCCCTCTCCTCTGCCGGGCGGGAGCCGTTATCGGGGGGCAATTGGAACCGCATCGCTTCCTGGGAGAGAATCGATGGGAAAGGGAGTGA
- a CDS encoding PQ-loop domain-containing transporter, whose product MIFGLMQLIGGVILALGWIPQIVQIVRTRSVADLNLKTYLLILLGISLMETYAVHLVGSGVGIAFFVTNTLSLLVVLLTVLLILWYKNRG is encoded by the coding sequence ATGATCTTTGGACTGATGCAACTGATCGGCGGAGTGATTTTGGCGCTGGGCTGGATTCCTCAGATTGTACAAATCGTCCGAACCCGGTCTGTCGCCGATCTGAATCTGAAAACCTATTTGTTGATCCTCCTTGGAATCAGCCTGATGGAAACCTATGCAGTCCATCTCGTCGGGTCCGGTGTGGGGATCGCCTTTTTTGTGACCAACACGTTGTCGTTGCTGGTGGTGTTATTGACAGTTTTGCTCATCCTGTGGTACAAAAATCGCGGTTGA
- a CDS encoding serine hydrolase domain-containing protein, giving the protein MDARRLIWRKIGILTLALLLVLPTAVWGSGTVAHGKPFPWDQPGAIQPRLHPGTPASAGMVKEPLEGIDPYIKQAIREGYMPGAVVIVARKGSIVKHDAYGFAARELDDQGNRMDEPLPMKKETIFDLASISKIFTSVAAMKLYEEGKFRLDDPVAKYIPEFAQNGKEKVTIRQLMTHTSGFEAGIPIHQLKGTREDRMQAVFAHSLIHEPGEAYLYSDLNMITLGALVERLSGQRQDVFVKKYITDPLGMKETMYNPPASLKPRIAATEYQPWTGRGLVWGSVHDEKAWSLDGVAGHAGVFATAKDLAIFAHMLLNDGKYGKVRILKRSTVALMEKNLNTDFPGDDHGLGWELNQSWYMDALSDPRAMGHTGYTGTSIVMNRNNGVIAITLTNRVHPTRDTLSTNPVRRQVARLTADAIPVAIPGKGGAWFSGYGDNLDRSLTGSRLQDTGRKLTFDTWYRMEPADQGAPTDYGMVEASSDGKHWSAISEPMSGLSDGWTRKELTLPPNTRYLRFRYHTDDNTNGRGWYVKNPVITDTSGRTLPVDWCGEGWERRDR; this is encoded by the coding sequence ATGGATGCGCGACGCTTGATTTGGCGGAAGATTGGAATCCTCACCCTTGCTTTGCTGCTGGTCCTTCCGACAGCGGTCTGGGGAAGCGGGACGGTGGCTCATGGGAAGCCCTTTCCCTGGGACCAACCGGGGGCGATCCAACCCCGTCTGCACCCGGGGACACCCGCCTCCGCCGGTATGGTGAAGGAGCCCCTGGAAGGGATCGACCCCTATATCAAACAAGCGATCCGGGAGGGTTATATGCCAGGTGCGGTGGTTATCGTGGCCCGGAAGGGGAGCATTGTCAAACATGACGCCTACGGCTTTGCCGCCCGGGAGCTGGATGATCAGGGGAACCGGATGGACGAGCCGCTTCCGATGAAAAAGGAGACCATTTTTGACCTGGCTTCCATCAGCAAGATTTTCACCTCCGTTGCCGCCATGAAATTGTACGAAGAAGGGAAGTTCCGACTGGATGACCCGGTGGCCAAATACATACCGGAATTTGCACAAAACGGGAAAGAGAAAGTCACCATCCGGCAATTGATGACCCATACTTCCGGATTTGAAGCGGGGATTCCCATTCACCAGCTCAAGGGGACCCGGGAAGACCGGATGCAGGCTGTCTTTGCTCATTCGCTGATCCACGAGCCGGGGGAGGCCTATCTCTACAGCGACCTCAACATGATCACCCTGGGTGCCCTGGTGGAGCGGCTTTCCGGGCAAAGGCAGGATGTCTTTGTAAAGAAGTACATCACCGATCCCCTGGGGATGAAGGAGACGATGTACAATCCGCCGGCCTCCCTGAAACCCCGGATCGCCGCGACGGAATACCAACCCTGGACCGGGCGGGGTCTGGTCTGGGGAAGTGTCCATGACGAGAAGGCCTGGTCTCTGGACGGGGTGGCCGGACATGCGGGGGTCTTCGCCACGGCGAAGGACTTGGCCATCTTCGCCCATATGCTGCTCAACGACGGGAAATACGGGAAGGTGCGCATTCTGAAACGGTCGACCGTGGCTCTGATGGAGAAAAACCTGAACACCGACTTTCCCGGTGATGACCACGGACTCGGTTGGGAGCTGAACCAGAGCTGGTATATGGATGCCCTGTCGGATCCCCGTGCCATGGGGCATACCGGCTACACCGGCACCTCCATCGTCATGAACCGGAACAACGGGGTGATCGCCATCACCCTCACCAACCGGGTGCACCCCACCCGGGACACCCTCTCCACCAATCCGGTCCGCCGACAAGTGGCCCGCCTCACCGCCGATGCGATCCCGGTGGCCATTCCCGGCAAGGGAGGAGCCTGGTTCTCCGGCTACGGGGATAACCTGGATCGTTCCCTGACCGGTAGCCGATTGCAGGACACCGGGAGAAAGCTCACCTTTGACACCTGGTACCGGATGGAACCGGCAGATCAAGGGGCCCCGACAGACTACGGCATGGTGGAAGCCTCCTCTGACGGGAAACACTGGTCGGCCATCAGCGAGCCGATGAGCGGTCTCAGCGACGGCTGGACCCGAAAGGAGCTCACCCTGCCCCCCAACACCCGGTACCTTCGCTTCCGCTACCATACCGATGATAACACCAACGGCCGCGGCTGGTACGTGAAGAACCCCGTAATCACCGACACCTCCGGCCGCACCCTCCCGGTGGACTGGTGCGGAGAAGGCTGGGAACGGAGGGATCGGTAA
- a CDS encoding type II toxin-antitoxin system RelE family toxin yields MSLNYDLVLRQQATKFIKKQDKKTQLRILKALEGLQKVPPEGDVKKLRGEQQIFRLRIGTYRALFSVNHDQRRVIVDIIGNRGDIYR; encoded by the coding sequence GTGAGCTTAAATTATGATCTGGTTTTGAGGCAACAAGCAACCAAGTTTATCAAAAAGCAGGACAAAAAAACACAGCTACGTATCCTTAAAGCTCTGGAGGGCCTTCAAAAGGTTCCTCCTGAGGGAGATGTTAAAAAACTCAGAGGAGAACAACAAATCTTTCGGCTGCGAATTGGTACCTACAGGGCTTTGTTCTCAGTAAATCACGACCAGAGACGGGTGATCGTCGACATTATTGGAAATCGTGGAGATATCTATAGGTGA
- a CDS encoding DUF4397 domain-containing protein, translating to MLENIPTRRGRTLTFRAYAVWSDVIGGERMDGKKEMKRALEKAHLYGLLAEYYKYRDPELVMHYYQKHFKYTHKVAVMARGTEGRLSGKDEATSPPSVPPGSSSRLRVIHASPDAPVMDVQVDGRMIGWRLTFGQVSNDLLIPGGNHRVELHGTGRQEEPMVSKGISLEPGRSYTLVVVNRLKDLELQLIRDQPEDRERISKNSSDSSLS from the coding sequence ATGCTTGAGAACATCCCCACCCGGAGAGGAAGAACCTTGACCTTTCGCGCATATGCTGTATGGAGCGATGTGATCGGAGGGGAAAGGATGGACGGGAAGAAGGAGATGAAACGGGCTTTGGAAAAAGCCCATCTGTATGGATTGCTGGCTGAGTACTACAAATACCGCGATCCCGAGTTGGTTATGCATTACTACCAAAAGCACTTCAAATACACGCACAAAGTGGCGGTAATGGCCCGGGGCACGGAAGGAAGGTTGTCGGGGAAAGATGAAGCGACTTCCCCGCCGTCCGTGCCACCGGGCAGTTCATCCCGTCTTCGGGTGATCCACGCCTCCCCCGATGCACCGGTGATGGATGTCCAGGTAGACGGACGGATGATCGGTTGGCGACTGACCTTCGGTCAAGTATCCAATGATCTGTTGATCCCTGGCGGAAATCACCGGGTGGAACTGCATGGGACGGGGCGACAGGAAGAACCGATGGTTTCCAAAGGGATTTCCCTGGAACCGGGGAGGAGTTATACACTGGTGGTGGTCAACCGGTTGAAGGATCTGGAGTTGCAGCTGATCCGCGATCAGCCGGAAGACAGAGAGAGGATATCAAAAAATTCATCCGATTCCTCTCTCTCCTGA
- a CDS encoding immunity 8 family protein, which translates to MRAEVKGVFSTDVGNLKHFVPKERDFGILFRVMVGPEGIDAEESFDITVCTPEWFRQQYEFSGVVIARHHLIVFEYDYDRIVNKIKSIIERCEGSSWNEVAEKVARYGYWEFEDYTEG; encoded by the coding sequence TTGAGAGCCGAGGTAAAAGGGGTTTTTTCCACTGATGTTGGTAATTTAAAACATTTTGTCCCGAAGGAACGTGATTTTGGGATTTTGTTTCGGGTGATGGTTGGACCCGAAGGAATAGATGCTGAAGAATCTTTCGATATTACGGTCTGTACACCGGAGTGGTTCAGACAGCAATATGAGTTTTCCGGTGTCGTTATAGCTCGGCATCACCTAATTGTTTTTGAATATGATTACGATCGAATTGTGAATAAGATTAAAAGCATAATAGAACGGTGTGAAGGATCTTCCTGGAACGAGGTGGCAGAAAAAGTGGCCCGTTATGGCTACTGGGAATTCGAAGATTATACGGAGGGGTAA
- a CDS encoding ABC transporter ATP-binding protein: MKVLEVEIESAGYEAARPIIKDLTFSVGAGKLVGLIGPNGAGKSTTVKAILGLLKECRGEIRFTGETKRYAYVPEQPVTLEGLTLEEHLELAAAVFQLPQLARRERTEELLNSFSLQGVRHQYPESFSKGMRQKMMLILAFLIEPEVLIVDEPFIGLDPRAIQTFLRWMERQRKRGTGVLMSTHVLDTAERICDTFLLIDGGRLTAAGNMEEIRERSGLAEGTLLDCFGRLSGEESGR, translated from the coding sequence ATGAAAGTTTTGGAAGTGGAGATCGAGTCGGCGGGATATGAAGCTGCCCGCCCCATCATAAAAGACCTCACTTTTTCCGTCGGAGCAGGGAAGTTGGTCGGACTGATCGGTCCCAACGGGGCCGGCAAAAGCACCACAGTGAAAGCGATCCTGGGTTTACTGAAGGAGTGCCGGGGAGAGATCCGGTTCACCGGGGAGACGAAGCGGTATGCCTATGTGCCGGAACAGCCCGTCACACTGGAGGGTCTCACATTGGAAGAGCACCTGGAATTGGCGGCGGCGGTTTTTCAGCTCCCGCAGTTGGCCCGGCGGGAACGGACCGAGGAACTGCTGAACTCCTTTTCCCTGCAGGGAGTTCGCCATCAATATCCGGAGTCCTTTTCCAAAGGGATGCGGCAGAAAATGATGCTGATTCTGGCCTTTCTGATCGAACCGGAAGTGTTGATCGTGGACGAGCCCTTTATCGGTTTGGACCCGCGGGCGATCCAGACGTTTCTGAGGTGGATGGAGCGTCAACGCAAACGGGGAACAGGCGTGCTGATGTCCACCCATGTGCTGGATACGGCGGAACGGATCTGCGACACCTTTCTCTTGATCGACGGGGGAAGATTGACCGCTGCCGGCAACATGGAGGAGATCCGGGAGCGGAGCGGTCTGGCGGAGGGGACGTTGCTGGATTGCTTTGGCCGCCTGTCCGGGGAGGAATCCGGCAGATGA
- a CDS encoding type I restriction-modification system subunit M: protein MSDQLTNFSEKTNFIWSIAEILRGDYKQSEYGKVVLPFTVLRRLDCVLSPTKAQVLAKMEEIQGMGLDPEQAEPVLTSVTGERFCNTSPFDFQTLKAEPDNLADNLKAYIRGFSREARDIIDYFNFHVQIDRLEEADLLYLVVERFAAIDLHPDRVSNLEMGYIFEELIRRFSEQSNETAGEHFTPREVIRLMVNLLFNEDEVGELNRKGIIRTLYDPACGTGGMLSVAEEYLKELNDQAQLKVFGQELNAESYAICKADMLLKGQDASRIKFGNSFTHDGLVHEKFDYMLSNPPFGVEWKKVQRAIEDEHKQQGYNGRFGAGLPRVSDGSLLFLQHMISKMKSPEEGGSRLAIVFNGSPLFTGGAESGESNIRRWIIENDWLEAIVALPDQLFYNTGISTYVWIVTNRKRPARKGKIQLINGVKFFQTMRKSLGNKRHELGQDHIDEISRIHGEFREGKYSKIFDNADFGYRRITVERPLRLRIQVTEEGIQRLTEQTPFQNLDKSRKKGAAGEKEIAEGKAQQEAILKTLGGMVTEKVYTDRDAFLKELKGVFKEQGVKLTASIQKAILAACGERDETAQVCKDSKGNIEPDPDLRDYENVPLKEEIHDYMEREVKPHVPDAWIDEEKTKVGYEIPFTRHFYEYKPLRPLEEIDAEIQALEKEILGMLGEIAQ, encoded by the coding sequence ATGAGCGACCAATTGACCAACTTCAGCGAAAAGACCAACTTCATCTGGTCCATCGCCGAGATTCTGCGCGGGGATTACAAGCAATCGGAGTACGGGAAAGTCGTGCTTCCCTTTACCGTTCTCCGCCGCCTCGACTGCGTGCTGTCCCCCACCAAAGCCCAGGTGCTGGCGAAGATGGAAGAGATCCAGGGGATGGGCCTCGATCCGGAACAGGCGGAGCCGGTCCTGACCAGCGTGACCGGAGAGCGGTTTTGCAACACCAGCCCCTTCGATTTCCAGACCCTCAAGGCGGAACCGGACAATCTCGCCGACAACCTGAAAGCCTACATCCGGGGCTTTTCCAGGGAGGCCCGGGACATTATCGACTATTTCAACTTCCACGTCCAGATCGACCGATTGGAGGAGGCAGACCTCCTTTATCTGGTGGTGGAGCGGTTCGCCGCCATCGATCTGCACCCGGACCGGGTGAGCAATCTGGAGATGGGATACATATTTGAGGAGTTGATCCGCCGCTTCTCGGAACAATCCAATGAAACCGCCGGGGAGCACTTCACCCCCCGGGAAGTGATCCGGCTCATGGTCAACCTCCTCTTCAACGAAGATGAAGTGGGAGAACTCAACCGGAAGGGGATCATCCGGACCCTGTATGACCCCGCCTGCGGTACCGGCGGCATGCTCTCCGTGGCTGAGGAGTATCTGAAGGAGCTCAACGACCAAGCCCAGCTCAAGGTCTTCGGCCAGGAGCTGAATGCCGAATCCTACGCCATCTGCAAAGCGGATATGCTCCTGAAGGGACAGGATGCCTCCCGCATCAAGTTCGGCAACAGCTTCACCCATGACGGCCTCGTCCATGAGAAGTTTGACTATATGCTCTCCAATCCCCCCTTCGGCGTCGAGTGGAAAAAGGTGCAGCGGGCGATCGAGGATGAGCATAAACAGCAGGGATATAACGGCCGCTTCGGAGCGGGTCTGCCCCGGGTCTCCGACGGGTCGCTCCTCTTCCTGCAGCACATGATCTCCAAGATGAAATCCCCCGAGGAGGGCGGCTCCCGCCTCGCCATCGTCTTCAACGGCTCCCCCCTCTTCACCGGCGGCGCCGAGTCCGGCGAGAGCAACATCCGCCGCTGGATCATCGAGAACGACTGGCTGGAGGCGATCGTGGCCCTGCCCGACCAACTTTTCTATAACACCGGCATCTCCACCTACGTCTGGATCGTCACCAACCGGAAACGGCCCGCCCGCAAAGGGAAGATCCAGCTGATCAACGGGGTGAAATTCTTTCAGACGATGCGGAAAAGCCTGGGCAACAAACGGCATGAGCTGGGCCAGGACCATATCGACGAAATCTCCCGCATCCACGGCGAGTTCCGGGAAGGAAAATACAGCAAAATCTTTGACAACGCCGACTTTGGCTACCGGCGCATCACTGTGGAGCGCCCCCTGCGCCTGCGCATCCAGGTGACGGAGGAGGGGATCCAACGCCTGACAGAACAGACCCCATTCCAAAACCTGGACAAGTCCCGCAAAAAAGGAGCGGCCGGGGAGAAGGAGATTGCCGAGGGGAAAGCGCAACAGGAGGCCATCCTGAAGACCCTGGGGGGGATGGTGACGGAGAAGGTCTACACCGACAGGGACGCCTTTTTAAAAGAGCTGAAGGGAGTCTTCAAGGAACAGGGCGTCAAACTGACCGCCTCCATCCAGAAGGCGATCCTCGCCGCCTGCGGGGAGAGGGATGAAACCGCCCAGGTCTGCAAAGACAGCAAAGGCAACATCGAGCCGGACCCGGACCTGCGGGACTATGAGAACGTGCCGCTGAAAGAGGAGATCCACGACTACATGGAACGGGAAGTGAAACCCCACGTCCCCGACGCCTGGATCGACGAGGAGAAGACCAAGGTGGGCTACGAGATCCCCTTCACCCGCCATTTCTATGAGTATAAA
- a CDS encoding type II toxin-antitoxin system HicA family toxin gives MPSWRDLRRFCERDGWEQYKQGGDHLYYRKWENGKLKRTKVSHGTGEINKHLWRQILRKQLEVKEEYFNRKK, from the coding sequence ATGCCGAGCTGGAGAGATTTGCGGCGCTTCTGTGAGCGAGACGGGTGGGAGCAGTACAAACAGGGGGGAGACCACCTGTACTACCGCAAATGGGAGAACGGGAAACTGAAGCGTACAAAGGTTTCACACGGTACCGGGGAAATAAACAAACACCTTTGGCGCCAAATATTAAGGAAGCAACTGGAGGTAAAGGAAGAGTATTTCAATCGGAAAAAATAG